The Nitrosospira multiformis ATCC 25196 region GTGGTAACCGCAAAAGTCAGCATCCAGTCGGATAGGGAGTAAGTTCGAAAGAAATTGATAGTGGCGGCCGCAAACAGGGGTATTCCTGTCGAAAGGAAAAAAACCTTTCCGATAAAAACATTGGGAAATGACCAGGTACCCGGTGTTCGAGGCGTTTCCCCGAGAAGAAGAATGATGGCAACCGCGAACAGAGCGCCCACCGCCGCCGGCTTTGGATCAACAAATTGAGCGACAAGATAAAACAGGGTTAATGGAATGAGAAAGCCGAGCAGAGCGGGGGAAACCAGGAAAAAAGCCGACAGGTAAGGAATGTTCAGGAAGTATGCTAATACCCCGAGAGTGTATTCATACGGAAGGGAAGTGGCGCCGAAATAGGAGGTGATGGGCTCGCTCCCTGCCTCCATAAAGTGAATTGCAAAACCCATCGGTAAATCCGGGTTTTGGAGATAGTAAACAGCGTTGGGAACGTAATAAAAAAGATCGAAGCTGACTTTTCCGGCCCCCGTGTGAAAGAAGCTGGAGATAAAAGCGCCGCCGAGACCCGTGAGGATCAGAAACGATAAAGTTCCGAGATCCTGCAGAACCCTCTGCCCGTACTGGCGCCGAAAAAAATTCCATGCCAGCAGGGACATTCCGAGCGTTAGGAAAAGACCCAGCCTCGCATATATCTTGAAAGTGATACCGGAAACCTGGGCAATATGGGTCAGGATCGTCATACTGGCGAGTATGGCGACCAGCCAGAACAGAACGGATTTCACGACCAGGAAACTGAGGTACGATTCGGGGTTGTTTTTAGTGAAATTCAATATCATCTCCACAAAGTGGTAACCAACCGGCGTCCTCCGATTGATATCTGCGCCTGCCTCATCAATCCATTTATTGCCGCATGGATTCCGGGATCACTCCGGATAGAGCCCGTCAGCTAACCCGCATGGTCAGCGAGCGCGCAAGGGTCTCATAAGTGGGGGTATGCCCCGAAGCGTAGCCGGATAAATAATACCGTGCAGGTTCAAAGTGGTTTTCGGCTGTGAAAGGTTCCAGAAACTTATTGGTAACCAGTTCTCTCCTGATAAAAAAAGCGTTTGCTCCGGTCAAGTTGCAACCTACAAGGCAATATCCCATTTTATTCAGATTTGTTTCGAGAAATTTCAAGGAGGCGCCGAAACAGTCGTCCCCCGTCCACATATGGGTTTCGGTGTAATCCATGCAAAACAGGACGGGCGGCGCGAACTTGGCGTTATATTCAATCACGATCACCCGTGGGGTGATACAGGAGATGGCCTGAAGAACATGATAATCATTCCCATCGATGTCCACCGATAGCAGATCAATTTCGCGGTGTTTTACGTTCGTTGCAATGAGGTTATCAATATTTGCTTTCGTGATAAAAGACTCGACGACAGCCAATTTGCCGCTTCCTATGATTTCTGAAAAATGATTGCGTATGCTGGTTATCGAATCGGACGAGGCATCGATCCACAAACCTTGCCAGTCTTCAAAAAGGAGGGCAAGCGTATTGTTTTCAAGGCCATTTCCGATCCCGAATTCCACAAAAACCTTATTGGTTGTACCAATTCTGTTGAATATTTCCCGAATGATGCCGTCTTCATCATTTTGCGAATATATTTTCCCCCCGAAAGGAATCAGGCTTTTTGGCTCCTTGTAACGCTCATTGCTTCGCAGACGATCGATCTCGGTGCGAATGGAAAGCTGACGGGCGCGGCTTGTTTCGACGCTGATGTCATCCAGGGAGAGAGTGAAGTGATGCATCAGTTTTTTCAGTTTCTCCAGCATTGTTTTTTTCTCTGTCATAAGAAATCGTGGTGAGAGGCAAGGGCCCCTCTCAGACCGCTAAAAGGGACGGCATTGCAGGTTCTGGTGTAATCCAAATTCTTTCGGGCTTGTGACCGGCACGGTTTCTCCTGTCAGGAGAATGATGGAAACCTCATAGTTCAAGGACTTCCAGTACTGGAGAACCTCTTCAGGAGAGCGTTCCGCACGCTCCAGATTGTCCAGGTCAAGCTCCATGAAAACGAGGGGACGAAAGCGTGCTATCGTTTCCCTGGCACCCTCCAGAGCCTTCAGTTCCGCTCCCTCGATGTCGATCTTGATGATATCGACGCGCCCTATGCTTTTCTCCCGTACATAGTCATCCAGGCGGATTAAAGAAACTGCCTCGGAAACCTGTCTCGTCTCCTCAAGCGCGGATGTATAAAGGCTGGCTGCCCCGCTGTTATTCATTTCTCCCGTCTGCGAAGGCAGAAAAAGGACGGCTTCGCCAGGCTGGTCATAAAGCCCTTTCCGGTTGAGCGCTACGTTTTTGAAATCGTTTAACTCAACATTATGTGCCAGCCGGGCGAAATGATGCGCGCTTGGTTCGAAAGCGTGCACTTGCCCTCTAACAGCGCGATGAGCTGCCACAAGCGTAAAGGTACCTATATTTGCTCCCACATCTATGAAGCTGCCATCAGAGGGCAAAAAGCGTTTAAGAAGCAGGATTACTCCCTCATCGGCTTCTTGAAAGCCTTGCCAGAATACCTGGGACTCGATGTGGTCGGAAAGGGAGGTGAGGATCCGGATATTCTCGTCGAAAGTCGTTTCCAGTTCCACGGGGGGAACTGCGTGAGCAAATTCATTTCGAAGCTTCAGTACCACCCGCCATGCGGCATGCTTTAAAAGATTCGTCTTCAAGGCAGGGCGCACGATAGCCTGCAACAAGCGGGCTTGAATTCTCGACATTCTCAATCTTTAGACCTCATCATCGATAAACCAGGTACTGGTTCGTTCATTGCAATTCAATCAGGCGATGCTACTGGCGCATTCCTGTCTGCCGTCATATACAGAACCCGGGCATGACATTTTGCACTTTCTTCCCATGAGAAACCGAGCGCCCTGCGAAGACCCATTGCGGTGCGCGCTCGCCTTTCTTCCGGGTTTCGGTAAAGAATCTCCATTGCCTCCAACAACTCGCTTTCGTTGCGTGGATTGATGGTGCGAGCTGCTTCTCCGGCTATTTCGCGACAAGCGGAAACATTGGAGGTGATGACCGGACAACCGCAGGCCATGGCCTCGAGAATGGGGAGGCCGAAACCTTCGTAGAGGGACGGAAAAATGAAAGCGAGAGCGTGACGGTAAAGGTGAACCAGTTCCTCGGTTGTAAGAAAGCCACTCAGTACCCGGATGCCCTCGATTTTTTCATAATTTCGCGCGCTTTCTTCCGGAAGCTTGAGTACAAGCTGAACGCGGCAATGGCGGCGGAGCTGTCGAAACGCCCGTACAATCGCACCTACGTTTTTGCGCGGCTCGTCGTTGGAAACATGGAAGAAGTAGGGTTCCGATTCTGTATCGGGGCCAGGTGTAAAGGCGTTGCCATCGACCCCGTGATGGCATACATGGATTCTGTCAGCAGGAACGCCGGTAAAGCGAATCGCCTCATCTTTCACAAATGCGGAAACAGCGATGATACTCCCCACTGCGGTCCGGACTTCCCGCCATCGCTCGCGCTTGTGTTTGGCATACTGTCCCGACATGATCAGACCTTTCAGAGTCCGAAAATACTCCCATCCGTTAAGTGAAAGGGGAGCAAAACCATGCACCGTCACCACCAGGGGGGGGAGAGGATGTTCCAGGAGAAAATCAGGGGGGGGATTGCCTCCCCCGGAACGGATATCCCACAGCACGTCCGCCGATTTCGGCAGATCTTTCCTGTCCTTGAAAGGAATGGTGGCTATATCTTGCTTCGGCAAATGTCTCCATACGTTCTCCGCATAAACCTTGAAGCTTTGGGGAATCTCCGGACCCTGATAGATGCCGACCCGGAGTGCGCTATCTTTCATAAACTTTGCCAGGATATTTCATCGTTAAGTGGACGTGACCAACTCCTGCCACGAATGGCAACTGCTTCACAAGCATATATGCAAGCCTCCATTGCCTTCCGCAGAAATGACACAGGTAGCCTCAGATATTATCTCATCGGCAGAAACGGCAAATCCATTTTTGCCGGAGGGCCTGAGCATCCATTGCTGGAAAATCGATATATTCGTCCCGCTCATTTCCAGATCAGTCAGAGGAGTTCCGTGCAATAGTCAATACCGCAGCCAGTCCTCGTTCCCGTAATTTTCCTGATACTGGATATACGATATACAAGAAGGAAGGAGGGCTCCCCGGACATCTAATAATTTATAATGATTATTGCGTCTGAGTTGACTGCCAAGATCCGATTTTAGCGTTTAAAGAGCGGTATCGAGGTTAAATCTCCCGGATATACTATTTTTAAAATCTTCCCCATGGCAGCCTCCAAGCCAACTGTTTCCATCATTATTCCGACCTATAATTGCGAAGCTTATATCGCGGAAACCCTTGACAGCGTTCTCAGCCAGACATTCACGGATCTGGAATTAATTGTGGTTGACGATGGTTCCACTGATCGTACACGGGAAATCGTCACTTCATATGGGACTCCTGTCCGGCTCCTATCGCAGTCCAATTCCGGAGTATGCGCAGCTCGCAACTACGGAATCCGGGAGGCGGCGGGAAGCTATGTCTGCCTCATGGATCATGATGACTACTGGTTTCCCGAGAAGCTGGCGTTACAGCTGGAGCAGATGTTTTCGCATCCGGAGGTAGGTCTCGTCTACAGTACGTTTGTCTGGTGGCATCCCGATGGAGAGGGTGTGTTTCCCAAGCCGGAGAGCTTCAATATAGAAAAAATGCCGGGGGGGATAGACGAGGAATTTTCGGGATGGATATATCATCTGCTTCTGCTCGATTGCTGGATTTTGACCAGCGCTGCATTGATACGCGCGGAGGTATTCGATAAATGCGGCGCTTACGATGAGTCTCTTCCCTATAGCGAAGACTGGGACCTCTGGCTGCGCATTTCCCGGGAATATCCGGTTATCAAGCTGAATAAAGGCCTTACACTATATCGCCAGCATCCTAAGCAAGGAAATCGCCTCACCAGAGAGATCGACTATCGGACCGTGCTGCTGCGAGATGCCGCTGAGAAATGGGGGTTATGCAGCCGCGATGGTCGATGCATTTCTAGACAGCAGTTCATGCAAAACATCGCCCGCTACCAGATGGAATTTGGACTGAAACATCTTGCATCCAACAACTTGAAGCCCGCCATGCACGCCTTATGGAAGGCTTGGCTGAGCCATCCCGCCAATCTCAAAACCCTTGCCTATGTCCCTGCCGGCCTCCTCGGATGGCGGCCGAAGTGGTGAGGGTCAGTACTTGCGTAATATTTTTTCGATCAACCAGAAAGGTCTGGCCAGCAACCAGCTCAATGATCGGTAAATCCGGAAAAATTTGATCCGATAGTCGGCATGCTCCTGGTTGAGGTAACGGATCTGCTCAATCAGCTCCGGATTCCATTTTTTCTGGTAGGAGGCGAAATCCGCGGCGACGCTGTCAATCCGCTCATCCAGATTCCCGTTATGAGAGCCACCGCTTTCAGCAGCTTTTTCACTGAGGGCGCTGTACAGTTCATGAGCCATCCCTTCAAGTCCCTGGTATCGTGTTGCTCCGGCATCCGTTTTATCGGCTTTATGATGACGGAGATCAGGAGAAACAAACCTTCCGATTTTCTCGTTTGCCTGGTTGACGGAAACAGGGAAGACAATACCGGTTTCCCGTTCTATTGTTTGCAGTACCCTGACCGGATCAGTCACCACCTGATCGAAGTCGATGAAAATGCGGGATTGTCCTCTTGAATGGGATTCAGCGGATAACGTATGATTCAGCCACAAGACCAAGGCCTTTTCCCGTGAAAACCGGTCGCGTTTTTGCAAGGAGGCGATTACTTCGAAAGGGTTCCGGTTCATGGAAATAAAAACAGGCCTGATCCCGCGCGCCTTAAATATGGGCATCCACAGGGGCAGCAATCGGCACATTCGCGGATCCTTCAACGCCCAGACAGGGGCTTCCGAAAAATCACGCTTCACAAGGCTTTGAAGGCGGGCCACATACGGCTGAACCGCCTCGTCTTCCCACCACTTGTCCTTCAGAGGCAACAAGTCATCCCATTGCGAACGCAGGTGCAGAAGCAGTTCGTCATGCGTGTCGACGATATCCTCGTGCTCCCAGAAGCCTTTTTCGTTTACGCCTTTTTGAGGGGCGTATAGGCTGCGCCCCATCCTGACCCCGACCTGACCCAGGAGTCCCGTTAACAATGATGTGCCGCTACGGTGCATTCCCAGGATGATCAATGCAGTATTATCTTTCACTCGATCTCCCCTTGTTTTCATCGCTGTTCCTGTGAGGGTCCGGATATATTTGCGGCATGAAACGTTCGTTATCGAAACTATTTGAAACAGCAAACCCTTGCCTGATGAACGACCAATGAACGTTAAACCTGGATTTTATGGGATTCCATGCCATGTTGTCGTTCTTCTTCGAAAGGTGGCCAGGACAAGGAAACGGGCAGGTAATGAAAGGGTTGAAAGCAACCGATAATTCGAAGTTGTAGACCTAACGGCTTGCTGCCATAATTACTTGAACACACTCGTGTCCGCTTCATTTTTTTGCCGTTCTGTCGTAATCAGTTCAGAATGCGACCGAATACTCCAAAGACCTCATCAACAAAGGTTTCCTCTTATCCTGGATCTTGACAAACTGATCAGTGGGAAGTTACCGATTACGCTCTGCTCTTCTGTATCTTGTACTTCGGTCCAGATATAAATCCGGATGGCTGTCGATATAATTCGGTTTATCCAAAAATCGGAATCTGAGATCGGAACATGAATACCAATACTGTATGGCACAACGCCACCATTACTCGGGCGCACCGGGAGAGGTTGAACGTGCACCGATCAGCGGTCCTTTGGTTTACAGGGCTTTCCGGTTCCGGCAAATCGACGTTGGCTCATGCGGTGGAGGAAAAGCTTTACCAGCTGGGCTGCCGCACGTTCGTACTTGACGGGGATAATGTGCGCCAGGGCTTATGCTCCGATCTGGGGTTTTCGGTGGAAGACCGTTCCGAGAATATTCGCCGCATAAGCGAGGCAGCGAGGCTTCTGGTCGAGTCGGGCGTGATTGCCATGACAGCTTTTATTTCACCTTTTCGGGCTGATCGGCAAAAGGCGCGCAGTATTTTTCCTCACGGGGATTTCATCGAGATTTTTTGCGAGGCCAGTCTCGCAGTATGCGAGCAGCGCGATGTGAAGGGACTTTATAAACGGGCTCGGACGGGTGAGGTCAAGGAATTCACCGGGATATCGTCGCCCTACGAGGCGCCTGCCACTCCCGAGCTGATCGTGCGGACAGGCGAGCTGGAGCTGGAGGATTGTGTTGCACAGGTAATCGAATTCATGGAGCGGCGGGACATTTTCAAGAGAAAGCCTCAGTTGCGAGGAAGCGCCAGTCATCATAATGCGAAGGACCTTTCCCATTTGTCCATCGATGTTGTCAAGGAATGACAATCGCCCTGGATAAAGCGGTCGCCGCACTGCGGATAAAGGGTTTTTTCGTGCCTTTATGACAAAACAAAATTCAGAGGATGCGGTAAGAACATGAGGGATATCCTTGTTACCCTGATCGTCTTCGGATGGCTGCCCTTCGTCTTTAAAAAGCCGTACATGGGGGCGTTGATGTGGGTGTGGATAAGCGTCATGAATCCGCATACCCAGGGATGGGGATTCGCCACCACATTTCCCTTTGCCGCGATTATTGCCGGAGTCACGATAACCAGCCTCTTGATTACCAAAGAACCAAAGAATCTCCCTCTAACCCCGGTTACCTGGACTTTCATAATCTTCGTGCTCTGGATGAATCTGAGCACCGTATTTGCCATTTATCCCGACGAAACGTACATCCAGTGGAACAAGGTCATGAAGATCATGCTGATGAGTTTTGTGGTCATCATGCTGATCAGGACACAAAAGCAGATTCAACTCCTCATCTGGACAATAGTTATCTCGCTGGGATATTACGGCATCAAAGGGGGCGTTTTTACGCTGCTCGGAGGAGGTGTTGATCTCGTCATGGGACCCGAGAGCACCTTCATCGAGGGAAATAATGAGATCGCCCTGGCGCTCATCATGACCATTCCTCTCATGCATTATGTGCAGATGATTTCCCGGAAAACCTGGGTGAAGCATGCCATGACGGCGGCCATGCTGCTATCTGCCTTTGCCGCGCTGGGTTCTTATTCACGGGGCGCTCTGCTGGCCATTGCGGCAATGGGAGGATTTCTCTGGCTCAAAAGTCAACATAAGGGCCGCATCGCTCTACTGGTTATTCTCGCCATTCTCCCGGCGATTGCGTATATGCCGGAGCAGTGGATGCAAAGAATGGACAGCATCAATACTTATGAAGAGGACGCGTCGGTTCAGGGCCGTTTCAATGCCTGGTGGATGGCCTACAATCTGGCCAAGGACCGGCCGCTCACCGGGGGTGGTTTCGACATTATAAGTCCTGAGCTGTTTTTCGCTTACGCACCCAATCCCGAGGATATACATGCTGCCCACAGCATTTATTTTCAGGCGCTCGGTGAGCACGGTTTCGTGGGGCTGGGGCTTTACTTGCTGCTCGGGTGGCTCACCTGGCGAACCGGGTCATGGATCATACGCAACACCAGTAAGCTCGACGAGTACAGGTGGGCTTTCAATCTGGCGACGATGATTCAGGTATCGTTCATCGGTTTTGCTACGGGAGGTGCTTTCCTTAGTCTTCTTTATTTTGACGTTCCCTACTATCTCATGGGGGCAATGGTTGCAACGCGTGTCTTGGTGGAAAAAGAACTCAAGCAAAAAACCATGTCGGCAATCGCTGCAAAAACCTCCGGTTCTTCGCGCCAGCTTGGACAGTTGAGTCCATCACAGTCGCAGCCGATAGCCGGGGATTCAAGCTAGGATATAGGGGTCGAAGAGTTCATTGCCTTGTTTGCTTGCTGCTCGTGTCCGCTTTTCTTCCATGAGAACTTCTGAATATGATCACGTGGACAATCTGGTAAATCAGGTGCCACTTTGGCCGCTGTTGACGAGCCGTGCGATGTTGCATCTGCTTTCCCCCGGGGGGCGGCGCGCCCGCCTGTCCATACTGATTTATCATCGGGTGCTGCCCTGCCAGGATCCACTTTTTCCGGAGGAGAGTCATGCCCGGTCCTTCGATCAGCAGATGGAGCAGCTTGCGGCCTGTTTCAGGGTCATATCTCTCGGGGAGGCGATTCGCGGCCTTCGTAATGGAACGCTGCCCCCACGTGCTGCCTGTGTCACTTTCGATGACGGTTATGCCGATAATGCGGAAATCGCTTTGCCGATTCTGAAAAAACGCGGTATTCCTGCTACTTTTTTCGTGGCAACCGGTTTTCTCGACGGAGGCCGGATGTTCAACGATACCGTGATAGAATTGATACGGGGTGCGCCGGGAAGCACCGTGGATCTTGATAGCCTGGGCTTGGGAAGGTTTCCGATCGGAACTGTTTCCGAGCGTCGTCAAACTATTCACCAGTTATTGGGCAAGCTCAAGTATCTGCCCTCCGCATTACGGCAATCGACCGTGGAGGCAATGTCGGCGTCAATTCCAGTCATGCTGCCTGACAATCTCATGATGACCTCCGAGCAGGTCAGAATGATGCACAATGCAGGAATGGAAATAGGTGGGCATACCGCCAGTCATCCCATCCTGGCAAAAATGGAGAGCAGAGCAGCTTGTGCTGACATTGCCACCGGCAAAGAGATGCTGGAGGCCATTATTCGCGCTCCGGTGCGGTTTTTTGCCTACCCGAATGGGAAGCCGGGGAGAGACTATTTGCCCGATCACGTCCGGATGGTAAAGAAGCTGGGGTTTGACGCGGCAGTCTCGACTGCCCATGGAGCAGCAAGAAAAGGAAGCGACCTCCATCAGCTCCCTCGGTTTACTCCCTGGGATAGGCGCCCGCTGCGATTCGCCCTTCTGATGGCGCGAAATATGCTGAAAACTGGAGAAACAGTTTAACGCCTGATCATATAGGGATAGGGACTCCTGGTTTTTTCTTTATCCTCGAAGTTAATGCCGGCTTCCGCGCAACGGAAGGGAAGACCGGGAATTCCCTCTTCTTTGAGAAGTTCATATAAGTCAAGTTTCTTACGGCCATTTGCTCAATCTATGGAAAGACCCATTACAGGATTTGATACCGATAGTGAGGGAGATCCAATCGCAATTCTGACTTGCGGACACGCCCAGCACGTGCGGCATGATCCGCCGTTTATCAATCGCCCCTGGGTCACTTCCAAGCAGGGGCGCGAAGGCATGATAGGAAAGGCGCTTAACTGTGTCCGCTGCGATCAGTTCGAATTACCCGACTACTTTGTTCCCTACAAGCGGACGGCGGTCTTCACTGAGGAAACGGTACCGGCAGGATTGAGAAAAGACCACTCGACCAAAACCGGGGTATGGGGGAAGATCATCGTGGAAGCGGGAAAGCTTCGCTACCGGGTCGATACGTTGAACGTGGATACGGAATTGTCCGCAGAAACGGTTGGAGTGGTTGTGCCTGAGGTTCTCCACAATGTAGAACCTCAAGGCCCTGTCCGCTTTTTCGTCGAATTTTACCGAGCTCCGGATAAGGAGGCTTAAAGAGCGTCTTTGGTACCTTCGTTGCATTCTTTGCTCAGGTATTCAAGATAGAGCATCAGATATGGCTCGGCTTCAGGGGCGGGCGCTCCCGCATAGGAGGAGGGAGTGAAAGCAAATCCGGCAGCAAGCGCAAGCGTGAAAATCCGGAAATAAATGTTTCTCATTCTGCCTCCCATCCCTGTCTGACCCTGGAAACTCTCGTTTCATGCATTCTCGTAATGAGTGTGGGAGGAAATGTAAATACCGGTCGAGGTTCAATGCGTTTCCACTTTTAACCGCATTCCACCTCTCGATGCTCGTATTCGGGTGAAGTCTTCACTATATTAAGTTTTTTGCAGAGTTTCCGTGAATGAAAAGAGGTCTTTCCATTGACTGTTGTGCGCAAGCAGATTAGAATCCGCGTGTTTTAAATAGGTCAAGCCGGATTTAATTATTCAGGAGGCCTGGAAGAAGGAAACAAGCGGTGCTGGCCAAGGAATTGAATTAAAATCAGGTCTTCCACGAACACACGTTCAACGAGCCAAGGTCACTCTCAACATCTGTTTTTGTGACTGGCGCTTTCCGACGAAGCTCAGCAAATGCCCTGGATACGAAACAAGCCGGTACGCGTTGTCATGCGTTGGCAACTGATTGTCACACTGGCGATGGTGCTAACGCTGGGTTTGTTATGGGGATTCCACGGCGCAGCCTCAGCTTTTCTGGGCGGTGTGGTCAGCATTGTTTCTGCAGCGGCGTTTTCTGCAATTGTCTCCAGGTATCGCGGCTCCACAGCGGGCGGCATATTGATCACGGCCCTGAAAGCAGAAGCGGTAAAGATAGTCCTCACAGTCGCATTGCTCTGGCTCGTGATGACGTTCTACAAGGATGTTGTTGCGATCGGATTTATCGGGACCTTCATACTGACGGTTCTGATCTTCGGGCTGGCATTGTTCGTAACGGATGATGCAAAGGTTGCGCAAATAAAGCAATAAACAGTTGAGATAGGCAAATAAATGGCATCAGGCACAGAACTTACCCCAACTTCCTATATGTCGCATCACCTGACCAATCTGACGAGCTCGATCGGTGAGGGTGAATTCTGGACGCTGCATGTGGATACGCTCGTCATGGCGGTGCTGACCGGTATCATCAGCCTCGGTTTTCTCTGGTGGGTGGTGCGCGGTGCGACTTCGGGCGTCCCCAGCAAGCGCCAGGCATTCGTGGAGCTTGCCATCGAATTCATCGATAATCAGGTCAAAAGCACTTTTCACGGAGATCGGCATGCATTTGTGGCGCCTGCTGCGCTCACCGTGTTTGTGTGGGTGCTCATGATGAACGCCATGGATTTCCTGCCGATCGATATCATGGCGAAGGTATACGAGCTGGTGGGGCTGCACAACTGGCGCAGCGTCCCGACTGCCGATGTGAATACGACGTTCGCGCTGGCGCTCTCCGTGTGGCTCCTGATGATCTTTTTCAACATGAAAGTCAAGGGCGTGGGCGGCTGGATACACGAACTGGTCTGCAGCCCTTTCGGCAAGAACCCTCTATTGTGGCCGGTCAATATCCTGTTCAATCTGGTTGAATACGTCTCCAAGCCGCTTTCGCATTCATTGCGGCTGTACGGGAACATTTATGCAGGAGAAATCATTTTTCTGCTGCTCGGCATGTGGGCTGCAACCGGCCTTGCCGGGACATTTTTCGGCACGCTGCTGAATGCAGGGTGGGCCATCTTCCATATCTTGATCGTCACATTGCAGGCATTCATCTTCATGATGCTGACGGTGGTTTATCTTTCCATGGCGCACGAGTCACACTGATTCTGCGC contains the following coding sequences:
- the atpB gene encoding F0F1 ATP synthase subunit A gives rise to the protein MASGTELTPTSYMSHHLTNLTSSIGEGEFWTLHVDTLVMAVLTGIISLGFLWWVVRGATSGVPSKRQAFVELAIEFIDNQVKSTFHGDRHAFVAPAALTVFVWVLMMNAMDFLPIDIMAKVYELVGLHNWRSVPTADVNTTFALALSVWLLMIFFNMKVKGVGGWIHELVCSPFGKNPLLWPVNILFNLVEYVSKPLSHSLRLYGNIYAGEIIFLLLGMWAATGLAGTFFGTLLNAGWAIFHILIVTLQAFIFMMLTVVYLSMAHESH